From a single Lytechinus variegatus isolate NC3 chromosome 9, Lvar_3.0, whole genome shotgun sequence genomic region:
- the LOC121422054 gene encoding uncharacterized protein LOC121422054, translating into MESCICAKCMAKYTKKLKDPMYTPQKHRKKERSVCFLSFFDMCTDTSQRDCNCTLESFNNCFSLKCISIPETLSLCIKHRTQLSRFQNWECCSVCEDYIKTEDRRYSCATMVDIDKERLNNINENLSLNAESILCSSCYRYTLKQMNKPASSIDELQKMLKIEAAQHEINKTTQETIPDKVLYDVYSYVCTLCEKDKCFLLLTVYKYYVSKLRIICKEDMYYEHMKKSPSYLNGRIIHKFGDLLSTHRIARKYGLFYYPSHLSHEDILCAWHLSHSKLNKVQSNQSSDDIEMMDDESFSFTNTESDCNMQFRKIALECNELLRKQGRDITAHFIANPMSLAEFKFETAFDLFTPLIWNIICIITSTQDEIKFFKQSDMNIVKEYVQFPSEKGQASHRRKQRRVATILLLQFIINDENNYPLHVIVANCVKKMSHSTKLLKILNQIGFSCSESTLDRFLQDIHDKRAQAGPLSEIETSAFTIVSIDNVDVVTPYAAVTFDKSRS; encoded by the coding sequence ATGGAAAGTTGTATTTGTGCTAAATGCATggcaaaatacacaaaaaaattgaaggatCCCATGTACACTCCACAAAAAcataggaagaaagaaaggagtgtttgttttttatcgttttttGATATGTGCACTGACACATCTCAGAGAGATTGTAATTGCACTCTTGAATCattcaataattgtttttccttaaaatgtatTTCAATCCCGGAAACATTATCATTATGTATAAAGCACCGCACACAGCTGTCACGGTTCCAGAATTGGGAATGCTGTTCTGTTTGTGAAGATTATATTAAAACGGAAGACAGAAGGTATTCATGTGCAACGATGGTTGACATAGATAAAGAGAGACTTaacaatataaatgaaaatctgtCTCTTAATGCCGAGAGTATTTTATGCAGTTCATGTTACAGATACACTttgaaacaaatgaataaaccaGCTTCATCAATTGATGAACTacaaaaaatgctgaaaattgaaGCTGCACAACATGAAATTAACAAGACAACTCAGGAAACAATACCAGACAAAGTGTTGTATGATGTTTATTCGTATGTATGTACATTATGTGAAAAAGATAAATGTTTTTTGCTTTTAACTGTATACAAATACTATGTTTCAAAactgagaataatatgcaaGGAAGATATGTATTATGAACATATGAAGAAAAGCCCTTCATATCTTAACGGTAGGATAATTCATAAGTTTGGTGATCTTTTGTCTACGCACAGAATTGCACGCAAATATGGTTTGTTTTATTATCCTTCACATTTATCACATGAAGATATTCTATGCGCTTGGCATTTGTCACACTCAAAACTCAACAAGGTCCAAAGTAATCAATCAAGTGATGATATTGAGATGATGGATGATGAATCTTTTTCCTTCACTAATACCGAATCAGATTGTAATATGCAGTTCAGAAAAATTGCACTGGAATGCAATGAATTATTACGCAAACAAGGAAGGGACATAACCGCTCATTTTATTGCGAACCCAATGTCCTTAGCTGAATTCAAATTTGAGACTGCTTTTGATTTATTCACCCCCCTTATTTGGAACATTATTTGTATCATAACATCTACTCAGGATGAGATCaaatttttcaagcaatctgacATGAATATTGTTAAAGAATATGTACAGTTTCCATCTGAAAAAGGGCAGGCCAGTCACAGAAGGAAACAGAGAAGAGTTGCTACAATACTCTTGTTGCAATTCATCATAAATGATGAGAACAACTACCCTTTGCATGTCATTGTTGCCAACTGTGTCAAGAAAATGTCTCATTCAACAAAGTTGTTAAAGATCTTAAATCAAATAGGATTTTCTTGCTCTGAAAGTACATTAGATCGATTCTTACAGGATATTCATGATAAACGTGCACAAGCTGGGCCCCTCTCTGAAATTGAAACATCTGCATTTACCATTGTGTCCATTGATAATGTTGATGTTGTCACTCCATATGCTGCTGTTACTTTTGATAAATCTAGAAGTTGA